Genomic segment of Saccharomycodes ludwigii strain NBRC 1722 chromosome VI, whole genome shotgun sequence:
TTGATATACAGTCTTTAATTGGTGCTAGATCAAAACTTGAAAATATCCCTAAAATAGCATCTGTTATagaatatcaaataaagaaatggTTTGTTGAAAGATGTGTAGAACCTAGGtttcaatttatcaaattgCCAAGTTTATGGCCTCGTAGTAAGAATACTAGACAGGAAGTACCTGATTTCTCCGATACTGATGTATCTTCACTAACAAGTAAATGAAtatacacacacacacatatatatatatatagtagATACTGTCGCATGTGTTTTGATAATTCTTTACagcataataatatctcCAGAAAGATTCAATTTGTAATGTGCTGTAGACACCTTTATATTTGAACCGTAATTACTTTTAAGCTTTTTAATTTGCTCGTTGGTAAATCCTTTGTAATCTTTTGGTAACCATATAAAGTCGTTTAATCCAGTCTGGAGAAATTCAGGAAATATTTTAGGTTTCATAATTAAATCTTGGATATCTGAACCAACTGTTGGCTCCTTTTGAGATACCTGCACTCTTGGATGATAAAAAGTGATTGAAGTATTGGACAAcaagttattaaaattagatTGTATTTGGTAGTGACAAATTCCCGtaaagattaaaaataataccatACTTATGGACAACTTGAATGAAGAGGATAACAGAAATAAACCAAGCAAACAAATTTCTAAACAATAAATGCCGCTATACATTTGAAACAAAGCCGTTGGATAAAACAAACCAAAAGATTCTGAGTGATTTCTCAAGGagtattgatattttattgaatatCTAAATGAAATTAGAACCAACAAAAAGGCTAAAAGTGATAATGGCAATATTATTGGTGCAATAACACTGTatataatactaatacttgCTAGCATAGAAAACATTGGATATATTGAACCCCATTTATATGTTGGTAAATTAGTTAAcctttcaaattttttccttGGGGTTATATCCACTAAAGGATAGTAAAAAATGGTTTTAAGCAACTCTTTACTTCTCAAAAGATTTGCGCTAAAGTAAGATAGGCctctaataataacaaatgagcaaaaaaaattggagcATTTAGGTAAATTATTGGCTAATAAATGGGGAATACTTACTGGACTACGAATTAACTTTTCAATCATTACAGAAATACCAGACGATATGGTGACAACTAGAAAGACATGTACAAATaggaagaaataaaaacactTTTGCGTATCAAGCTCAATTGCTGATTGAGTTTTCCCCCCCTTTAACCAGCTTAACCACCGGAAAATGTCTGGAACTATTTCTGTCAAAAACATCAAGGTTAAAACTGGAAtgatattttccaaaagtTCAGTGATGAGCGGAGGAAAAGTGTtaattattgataaaaacgGAACCAATTTAGTCAAATAGGGAATCTGGGAGGTCAATCCAACAAAGGCCACTGGAACAACCCAACCTATAATAACCGCAAAAGTACACAAATTGCCAATTAAATTTctgataaataataaagtggAGCTTGAACAAGTTAAATTATCCCATATTATATCTTTCAGATTTGTACccacaattttattatttaaaaggtTTATATGGTCTGACAATAAAAGCTGATGATATATATCGGCCATATATATGCTTTTGAACTTAATAAATGCCTTTTTGTGAAATGATTTGAAATCGTAGTTGTAGTTGGCCACCAAAGGGACCTtgcatttatttttaccttTATTTGGCTTTGCTGGTTGTGACTTATCTAGAATAATCTCTTTAAAGTTTCCccatttttgtaaattttctATGTAGCTGTAAACACAGTTGTCTAACAGagtgtttttgtttttactaTATGTTTTGTACCTGTAATTTACTATTGGTTTGTATAATGTTATTTGTAGGGGGGTTTTGAGGAACTTTAATTtaaatgtaatttttttgaattcaaCTTCTACCAAATTGttcattttaaaaaagttcaTAAAAGTATGGATTTTtgcatttttaataaaacgTAGATGTTCATATGAGACCGTATTTTCTAAAAGCAGATTGTTCTTATATTGAGatatcaaataatttgaagtactattaccattatcattattataggAGCTGCTATTGCCggataaagaagaaagtaATAATGGCTTTAAATCTTCATTGAAatttaatagaaaataattattcaacaacaattccatttcaattttttcaattttatttaatatttttatatgtctttttttaaacttgaAAAAACGCTCATAGTTTTTAGGAATAAACCATATATCAGTCACAGAACAGGGACaaaacttttcaaaaaaatatatcaaaagTTCCATATTTTTAAGCATGCTACTTGGAACATTGTCCACAAATAGAGTAGCTCTTGAATCCCACAActctttgaaaaaatttacatttttattttcctccaacatttttgaaaaatttgctTTGCttttacaataaaaatttagttCATGGATGAGAAAGAAATGGAAAAGTAAAACAGTGAATACTGCTAATAAGAAATGGTATATTAATCTATTTGAATAAATTGGGGCGATATTAGAcattgatattttatctaacccgttataatttataatgAACTCCTCATGAATATGTGTGttattcaataaatttttagtaataaaagttttattggAAATACCCAATTgttcatttaataattttgtcacggttttctttttgttgaaaCCTGAATTATAGTGAATTGGAATGAGTATGGGAACAATAACTATGGTGAGTATAAAGCAGAAAAAACTTAGCATTGTAATAAATCTTATAAATAGATAAGCATCTAAAcctaaaagaaaatagtCCTGATGATTCACATCAAATAtggatttttttaaccaatTGAATAAGCCGTGATTAACATCCTCACTAATAAtcatattataaatattattatcggAAACCTGttcatttttcttcttcttcttcgtACTATTAGCTGAAAAATTGCTACTATTGTTTATAGTATTAGGAGTAGTACTGctggtggtagtagtagtggtggtggtggttgTTTCGATTGTAGacgatttattatttcttttctctcttttttttttattcaacgtttcttttaatttttttaaaaaaagatttggtTGATATagtgttttaaattttgttcttaaaaaactaaataaaattatttgagagcctgaaaaaagaaaagataaaaatatagtaCCTATAAACTGTTTAAAAGTGATTCCAAAATGCCTGTGAGCGGATCCAGACCTGGttgtatttaaaaaaagtaataaatgGTTAtgtttattgaaaaaattattttcattaatgtTAATTTCATTGGTATTAGGAGCCGTTCCAATAAAAGGTTGCTGGTTCTCATAGAGGTCAAAACTTGAACCAAATCGTTGCTGTACTtggttaataaaaatattgaaattcAGTGAGTTTGAGGTCtcattaaagtttttttttgggttaTTAAAATCTAGTATAattaatgatttattttggtttatttCAATATAATTCTGCACAAACTCTTTGAAGATCTgattcaaatatttaaaatatgtcCCATTAGTTTCAGACATTTTGTAGTTGGTGcgaattttcttttttttaatttagcTTTAACTTTAGATTTAGATTTAGATTTGGTTTTAAAGGCAATGGCTATTAGTTATTTCGGCTACTAaatagataataataatactatatttttttttgtgtcaCTGTCATTTTAGTggtttaaaataaaaaaaaaaaaaaaaaaaaaaaaaaaaatcgtAGTAGTTATGACGTGATGAGTAATTATAAGTTAATCATGTGATTAGAAATAACATAGTTCGTACAAGTATAAGTCATAAATGctataaaaattatcaatataatatttcatTTACATAACACATGTTACTCTTTTCCCCCCCCAtcattcttttctttttgttattaacattCCATGGCTATTGAATTGTTATAAAGTTGTTAAGGCACTTCTTCAATACTACCAAATTGCACTTTATACGGCACTCAGTAAATACATTCTCAACAGTTTTCTCGCATTTCATTTCCGTATcaaatgatattaaaatattactaccataaaacaatttttttaaagggaaaaaaaacaaaaaaaaaaaacgaaaaaaaaaaaacaaaaaaaatttttttcttccttttgtttttctttatcatGAACACAAATTCAAAaatctttcctttttcctttttttttttgtttttcttttctcctttcctttttttcttttttaattttttaacgaGCTTTAAAAACGAATGACTGCTCCCCTCCCCACTAATAATCATTACCATATCTTCTAGAATACCTTAAtatacttttctttttttcaaagctTTTCTTACAAGTCGAATAGATGAATGTACAAGTTAAGAGCAGAAttactttttcttattaatgtgttttttttttttctatgaTTGCTTAGCGTAATACTTCAAGTTAAATGTCTATATACAATTCCTTGTTTCATATTTGTCATcttttgattattataagaCAAAGCAGACCAACCGTAATAACCTAGTacgaaaaataaatatggcTACAAACTCTTTTACAAACTTGTTCAAGCtgggaagaagaaaaaggagACATGATGATGCATCTTCAGATGAAGATCCATGTAGTGGTGATGGTCACAACAGTAGCATTAGCACTTTTGGACAAAAAAAGCATCAAATtaatgatgaagaaatGGATGATGGATCGAAAATTGTCACCAAACGTCGCCATTTAACTACTCCcgttaaaaaagaaatagatTTGGCAGAGCAAGAACGCAAATACGATGCAGCTATTCCCgacaaatacaaaaaatataggCCAACTGGGTTCCCATTTAACTTACCACCAACGGGCAGACCGATTAGGATTTATGCTGATGGTGTGtttgatttatttcatttGGGCCACATGAAACAACTAGAGCAATGTAAAAAGGCATTCCCCAATGCTATCCTAGTCTGTGGTATTCCAAGTGATAAAGTGACACACAAATTGAAAGGTTTAACAGTTTTAACAGATGAACAACGTTGCGAAACCTTAAAACATTGTAGATGGGTTGACGAAGTTATTCCTAATGCACCATGGTGTGTTACTCCCAAATTTTTGGCTGATCACAAGATTGATTATGTTGCGCATGATGACATCCCATATGTTAGTGCCGACAGTGATGATATCTATAAGCCTATTAAACAGTTGGGTAAATTTTTAGTGACCCAGAGAACTGATGGTATTAGTACTAgtgatattattaccacAATCATTAGAGATTATGACAAGTATTTGATGAGAAATTTTGCACGTGGGGCCACGAGACAGGAATTGAACGTGTCTTGGtt
This window contains:
- the PCT1 gene encoding choline-phosphate cytidylyltransferase (similar to Saccharomyces cerevisiae YGR202C | PCT1 | Phosphocholine CytidylylTransferase) encodes the protein MATNSFTNLFKLGRRKRRHDDASSDEDPCSGDGHNSSISTFGQKKHQINDEEMDDGSKIVTKRRHLTTPVKKEIDLAEQERKYDAAIPDKYKKYRPTGFPFNLPPTGRPIRIYADGVFDLFHLGHMKQLEQCKKAFPNAILVCGIPSDKVTHKLKGLTVLTDEQRCETLKHCRWVDEVIPNAPWCVTPKFLADHKIDYVAHDDIPYVSADSDDIYKPIKQLGKFLVTQRTDGISTSDIITTIIRDYDKYLMRNFARGATRQELNVSWFKKNELDFKKHINDFRTYFKEHSGLNHASKDLYFEVREMLLKKAIGKKLYQKLVQRRLGKNKKNCITNTKSDEPAFPDNGGADILRKKLLGNLGTNTIDSDFTTDDEREYSPATEFARSYTGEKDSPLINKAVNSKKGKTQEYTKNEGEEGKNDDDGDDEEEEEEEEEEEEEEEEEEDGDDDEECGNVKETRK
- the SPO75 gene encoding Spo75p (similar to Saccharomyces cerevisiae YLL005C | SPO75 | SPOrulation), giving the protein MSETNGTYFKYLNQIFKEFQRFGSSFDLYENQQPFIGTAPNTNEININENNFFNKHNHLLLFLNTTRSGSAHRHFGITFKQFIGTIFLSFLFSGSQIILFSFLRTKFKTLYQPNLFLKKLKETLNKKKREKRNNKSSTIETTTTTTTTTTSSTTPNTINNSSNFSANSTKKKKKNEQVSDNNIYNMIISEDVNHGLFNWLKKSIFDVNHQDYFLLGLDAYLFIRFITMLSFFCFILTIVIVPILIPIHYNSGFNKKKTVTKLLNEQLGISNKTFITKNLLNNTHIHEEFIINYNGLDKISMSNIAPIYSNRLIYHFLLAVFTVLLFHFFLIHELNFYCKSKANFSKMLEENKNVNFFKELWDSRATLFVDNVPSSMLKNMELLIYFFEKFCPCSVTDIWFIPKNYERFFKFKKRHIKILNKIEKIEMELLLNNYFLLNFNEDLKPLLLSSLSGNSSSYNNDNGNSTSNYLISQYKNNLLLENTVSYEHLRFIKNAKIHTFMNFFKMNNLVEVEFKKITFKLKFLKTPLQITLYKPIVNYRYKTYSKNKNTLLDNCVYSYIENLQKWGNFKEIILDKSQPAKPNKGKNKCKVPLVANYNYDFKSFHKKAFIKFKSIYMADIYHQLLLSDHINLLNNKIVGTNLKDIIWDNLTCSSSTLLFIRNLIGNLCTFAVIIGWVVPVAFVGLTSQIPYLTKLVPFLSIINTFPPLITELLENIIPVLTLMFLTEIVPDIFR